The following are encoded in a window of Sphaerisporangium siamense genomic DNA:
- a CDS encoding MFS transporter yields MSPAVIDSPVSPPPGVLSRPYRAISVGMVALVILVAFEYLAVATAMPVVAKTLHGLPLYGLAFSGSMAASVIATVAGGRWSDVRGPVAPLWAGVGGFTLGLLIAGFAPSMHVLIAGRFVQGIGGGLFSVALYVVVAQVFPAAMHPKVFSLLAAAWVLPSVVGPAITGAVVEHVGWRWIFLGIPLFVAPAALLLWRGLAGRTTAPPASDGAPGTGFRARLLWGGVVAVGAALLQYGSGLGPSGFPLLAAALLILAFALPRLLPRGTLRAARGFPAVVLLRGLAAGAVFAADAFIPLMLTGQRGLSPTQAGLFLTGSALSWSFASWVQGRGRYDRNKLLRLGAAMLSAGVAGAALLVFASVPLAAGLVAWLAAGFGIGLVYPILSVLTLELSAPGQEGVNTSSLQIGESVFSVVIVAVIGAVFAGLGTAWWVYLLCFGLIATQALLGLLISGRVRPATP; encoded by the coding sequence CGATTCCCCCGTCAGCCCCCCTCCCGGCGTGCTGAGCCGTCCCTACCGGGCGATCAGCGTCGGCATGGTGGCGCTGGTCATCCTCGTGGCGTTCGAGTATCTGGCGGTGGCGACCGCGATGCCCGTGGTCGCCAAGACCCTGCACGGCCTGCCGCTCTATGGGCTCGCCTTCAGCGGCTCCATGGCGGCCAGTGTGATCGCGACCGTGGCGGGCGGCCGGTGGAGCGACGTCCGCGGCCCCGTCGCCCCCTTGTGGGCGGGGGTGGGCGGTTTCACCCTCGGCCTGCTCATCGCGGGCTTCGCCCCGAGCATGCACGTCCTGATCGCCGGCCGGTTCGTCCAGGGCATCGGCGGCGGCCTTTTCTCGGTCGCGCTGTACGTGGTCGTGGCCCAGGTGTTCCCCGCTGCGATGCACCCCAAAGTGTTCTCGCTGCTCGCGGCGGCCTGGGTGCTCCCGTCGGTGGTGGGCCCGGCGATCACCGGCGCCGTGGTCGAACACGTGGGGTGGCGGTGGATCTTCCTGGGCATCCCGCTGTTCGTCGCGCCCGCCGCGCTGCTGCTGTGGCGCGGCCTGGCCGGCAGGACCACCGCGCCCCCCGCGTCCGACGGCGCGCCGGGCACCGGGTTCCGTGCCCGGCTGCTCTGGGGCGGCGTGGTGGCCGTCGGCGCGGCGCTCCTGCAGTACGGCAGCGGCCTCGGCCCGAGCGGTTTCCCGCTGCTGGCGGCGGCCCTGCTGATCCTCGCCTTCGCCCTGCCCAGGTTGCTGCCCCGGGGAACCCTGCGCGCGGCGCGCGGCTTCCCCGCCGTGGTCCTGCTGCGCGGCCTGGCCGCGGGCGCGGTGTTCGCGGCCGACGCGTTCATCCCGCTCATGCTGACCGGCCAGCGCGGCCTGAGCCCGACCCAGGCCGGGCTCTTCCTCACCGGGTCCGCGCTGAGCTGGTCGTTCGCCTCCTGGGTGCAGGGGCGCGGCCGGTACGACCGCAACAAGCTGTTGCGTCTCGGCGCCGCCATGCTCTCCGCGGGCGTCGCGGGCGCCGCGCTGCTGGTCTTCGCCTCCGTGCCGCTGGCCGCCGGCCTGGTCGCCTGGCTGGCCGCCGGTTTCGGCATCGGCCTGGTCTACCCGATCCTTTCGGTCCTCACCCTGGAGTTGTCCGCGCCGGGCCAGGAGGGCGTGAACACCTCGTCCCTGCAGATCGGCGAGTCGGTCTTCTCCGTCGTGATCGTGGCGGTCATCGGCGCGGTGTTCGCCGGGCTGGGCACCGCCTGGTGGGTGTACCTGCTCTGCTTCGGGCTCATCGCCACACAGGCGCTGCTCGGCCTGCTGATCAGCGGCCGGGTGCGGCCTGCCACCCCCTGA